Proteins co-encoded in one Pseudophryne corroboree isolate aPseCor3 chromosome 1, aPseCor3.hap2, whole genome shotgun sequence genomic window:
- the LOC135050789 gene encoding uncharacterized protein LOC135050789, translating into MEKVTSKPDRPTKGKTASVVYFSCSQCGSKLAKGSSDAGTLCASCSGASVTDQQGGSADQPTPPWVKNMVDAISDLRQSRETESARTQVEPLWAQNMGKCLTDLTQSLNKFVNAASSSTATKRSQPLPAIAFPGEEADTLASPLEEGEVDPEWDEVSAWEDEEPSTSSGVRLLIEAIRQTLNIQDTVVEETPSPFFERQKRQVTAFPSYSHFADILKEPWLKPDSRFQAPKKLRFLYPFTEEDTKFWETAPKVDAPISHLAKATVIPSVQSVTLKDATDRKIEALLKSMFSLSGVSLRPVLASAWVLKAVDEWLAQVVSGMQSDDPSEAIHVAEQISEALTYVGEALLDSVALQTRVSALTVSARRSLWLRVWNADSDSKQTLTAVPFEDSQEGALSEEEDIRLFADRPVSLPTNLRHDVSGPLEGSMKVGARLLQFREVWLLSKPDRWVMGVISRGYMLDFEETVPTRLFITPLPDDPSRRQALLQAITKLLQNGESKTGKQTF; encoded by the exons ATGGAAAAAGTGACTAGTAAACCGGACAGACCTACAAAGGGAAAAACGGCCTCGGTAGTTTATTtttcctgctctcagtgtggctcaaaGCTGGCTAAAGGTAGTTCTGACGCAGGTACCTTAtgtgcttcatgctctggtgcatcagTGACAGATCAGCAGGGAGGTTCCGCAGATCAGCCGACGCCCCCATGGGTTAAAAACATGGTGGACgccatttcagatttgcgtcaaTCTAGGGAGACTGAATCTGCTCGGACTCAGGTGGAGCCTTTATGGGCCCAAAATATGGGAAAGTGCCTCACTGATTTAACTCAATCTTTGAATAAGTTTGTAAATGCTGCCAGCAGTTCGACTGCTACTAAACGATCGCAGCCGTTACCTGCTATAGCATTTCCAGGTGAGGAGGCGGACACCCTGGCATCTccattggaggagggggaggtagatcctgaatgggatgaagtttcggcttgggaagatgaggaaccttctactagttcaggtgttagattgttaatagaagccattcgtcagactcttaatattcaggacaCGGTGGTAGAGGAAACTCCTTCCCCCTTCTTCGAACGACAAAAGAGACAGGTTACGGCCTTCCCTTCTTAttctcactttgcggatattttaaaagaaccctggcttaaaccggattctcgttttcaggcgcctaaaaagttaagatttctatatccttttacagaggaaGATACGAAATTTTGGGAGACGGCCCCTAAGGTAGATGCTCCTATTTCACAtctagcaaaagctacggttattccgtcgGTACAGTCTGTGACCTTAAAAGACGCTACTGATAGAAAGAttgaagcattactaaaatctatgttttctttatcaggtgtttctctccgtccagtactggcgagtgcctgggtacttaaggccgtggatgaatggcttGCACAGGTGGTATCGGGAATGCAGTCGGATGATCCGTCGGAAGCCATTCACGTAGCGGAACAGATTTCGGAGGCACTCACTTATGTGGGTGAAGCCTTGTTGGATTCGGTTGCGCTACAGACCCgggtttcagccttgacagtatctGCAAGACGCTCTTTGTGGCTtagagtttggaatgctgattctgactcAAAGCAAACATTGACGGCTGTGCCTTTTGAAG ATTCCCAAGAAGGGGCTCTTTCAGAGGAAGAGGATATCAGGCTAttcgcagaccggccagtaagcctgccgacaaacctGAGGCATGACGTCTCAGGTCCCCTGGAGGGATCAATGAAGGTTGGGGCCCGGTTACTTcagttcagggaagtgtggctcctatcgaaaccggatcggtgggtaatgggggtcatttccagaggatatatgttggatttcgaagagacggtcccaacccgactattcataacacctctcccagacgatccctccagacggCAAGCTCTTCTTCAGGCAATCACAAAgctcttacaaaatgga gagtcgaaaactgggaagcagactttttga